One genomic segment of Sorex araneus isolate mSorAra2 chromosome X, mSorAra2.pri, whole genome shotgun sequence includes these proteins:
- the LOC129399871 gene encoding myelin-associated oligodendrocyte basic protein-like — translation MEQLPPGSLLVIVQGRKENEILNVRTQLLSKTDIHHFHPPSLRRSKSKVTLCFRGVIERKLNMCLQADWSICEQLMNTIQRTHSSPSQESCPGAERAAPSAASAGCAERAPDGARPRQRLPLVPPSAPQGPPPPPSLSRRPRPPPAPPGSGQSGRSSAQRADGPGWGSAGPGLKPRTEVVGEAAGGFLPLVPSHTRLFRGSAPPAG, via the exons ATGGAGCAACTGCCACCAGGATCCTTGCTGGTTATAGttcaaggaagaaaggagaatgaGATACTGAATGTGAGAACTCAGCTTCTGTCCAAAACTGATATTCATCACTTCCATCCACCTTCCCTAAGACGAAGCAAGTCAAAGGTTACACTGTGCTTTAGAGGGGTTATAGAGCGCAAACTTAACATGTGTTTACAAGCAGACTGGAGTATTTGTGAACAACTCATGAACACCATACAGAGAACACATTCATCTCCTTCCCAG GAATCCTGTCCGGGGGCCGAGCGGGCTGCGCCCTCCGCCGCGAGCGCCGGCTGCGCGGAGCGAGCTCCGGACGGCGCGCGGCCCCGGCAGCGGCTCCCGCTCGTCCCGCCCTCCGCGCCGCAGGGGCCGCCACCGCCGCCGAGCCTCTCGCGGCGACCGCGCCCCCCTCCCGCGCCGCCCGGCTCGGGACAGAGCGGCCGGAGCTCGGCGCAGAG GGCAGACGGACCGGGGTGGGGGTCCGCCGGCCCCGGCCTGAAGCCCCGGACAGAGGTGGTTGGGGAGGCGGCGGGAGGGTTCTTGCCGCTCGTCCCCTCGCACACTCGACTTTTCCGCGGCTCGGCACCTCCTGCTGGCTGA